Proteins encoded in a region of the Streptomyces akebiae genome:
- the eccD gene encoding type VII secretion integral membrane protein EccD has product MSTTATTGFCRVTVVAPDSRIDVALPVDIAIADVYPEILRLTGQTQPVGTPAGYHLVRRDGTVLEGARTLAGERVLDGEVLSLRPFAESLPPAVHDDVSDAVASAVVRDRHLWSDDLLRAAGLIGGALLLLLVAFVLWYADPVRHDMHGLPGLIGGGLGVLLVAYAAVRARVYADRLAAVALGLAAQPLLLLAGSGIVGPAGGQGPGRLQFMLGCVAVLVASVALVALTPSGDAPFVASAFLAAVGTLATFVAIVADASATEAASVCAPVAIGLVAFLPGLSARFARLPIGYAAPRSAMHEDFDLDPGQGPDTDPLDAERIAAQARRGHEMLLGLVGGTSAVAVASAAVLGFSDDIWGQLLALASGLAMLIRARLFRYTSQVACALVAGLAAIALLLVGLALNPPTGALTEFVLHDDRGALDLRTIWLTVAVAAGAALLAAIGLIVPQKGLSPFWGRFLDIAEGFVLLTLIPLCLAVLGVLTAVRSLTG; this is encoded by the coding sequence GTGAGTACGACCGCGACGACCGGGTTCTGCCGAGTCACTGTCGTGGCACCCGACAGCCGTATCGACGTCGCCCTCCCGGTGGACATCGCCATCGCCGACGTCTATCCGGAGATCCTGCGTCTGACGGGCCAGACCCAACCGGTCGGCACTCCGGCGGGCTACCACCTCGTACGGCGTGACGGCACCGTCCTCGAAGGCGCCCGCACGCTCGCCGGTGAACGGGTGCTCGACGGTGAGGTGCTCAGCCTGCGCCCCTTCGCCGAGTCGCTGCCACCGGCAGTCCACGACGACGTCTCCGACGCGGTCGCCTCCGCGGTCGTTCGCGACCGCCACCTGTGGAGCGACGACCTGCTGCGCGCCGCCGGACTGATCGGCGGCGCCCTGCTCCTGCTGCTCGTCGCCTTCGTGCTCTGGTACGCCGATCCGGTCCGCCACGACATGCACGGCTTGCCCGGCCTCATCGGGGGCGGGCTCGGCGTACTCCTCGTCGCCTACGCGGCCGTGCGCGCGCGTGTGTACGCCGACCGCCTCGCGGCCGTCGCCCTCGGGCTGGCCGCGCAGCCCCTGCTCCTCCTCGCCGGTTCCGGAATCGTCGGCCCGGCGGGCGGTCAGGGGCCCGGCAGGCTTCAGTTCATGCTGGGCTGCGTGGCCGTCCTGGTCGCCTCCGTCGCCCTCGTCGCGCTCACGCCCAGTGGGGACGCACCCTTCGTGGCCTCCGCCTTCCTAGCGGCGGTGGGCACCCTCGCCACCTTCGTGGCGATCGTCGCGGACGCCTCCGCGACCGAGGCCGCCTCGGTGTGCGCCCCGGTCGCCATCGGACTCGTCGCCTTCCTGCCGGGCCTGTCGGCCCGTTTCGCCCGTCTGCCCATCGGCTACGCGGCGCCGCGCTCCGCCATGCACGAGGACTTCGACCTGGATCCCGGCCAGGGTCCGGACACCGACCCCTTGGACGCCGAACGTATCGCGGCCCAGGCCCGACGGGGTCACGAGATGCTCCTGGGTCTCGTCGGCGGTACCTCCGCCGTGGCCGTCGCCTCCGCTGCCGTCCTCGGCTTCTCGGACGACATCTGGGGCCAACTCCTGGCTCTCGCCTCGGGCCTGGCCATGCTGATCCGAGCCCGGCTCTTCCGCTACACCTCCCAGGTGGCGTGTGCCCTCGTCGCCGGCCTCGCGGCCATCGCGCTCCTCCTCGTCGGCCTCGCGCTCAACCCGCCGACCGGGGCTCTCACCGAGTTCGTGCTGCACGACGACCGGGGCGCGCTGGACCTCCGGACCATCTGGCTGACGGTGGCCGTCGCGGCCGGAGCCGCACTGCTCGCGGCGATCGGGCTGATCGTCCCGCAGAAGGGCCTGTCCCCGTTCTGGGGCCGCTTCCTCGACATTGCCGAGGGCTTCGTGCTGCTCACGCTGATTCCGTTGTGTCTGGCGGTGCTGGGCGTCCTCACGGCCGTCCGTTCCCTGACCGGCTGA
- the eccCa gene encoding type VII secretion protein EccCa — translation MSQIVIKRPPRSLPPEVPSDELRLEPPPELPRGQQEGMLMQILPTLGMGSSVVFYFASPNAHPFMRIMGVVMLVSTAAMVIAQIVRHRRGTQGQMADVRRDYLKYLAQTRRTVRRTGLKQRDAQLYLHPSPEQLWSVVAEGSRVWERRVGDADFGQVRIGLGPQQLASPLVAPDTAPVDELEPLCAGAMQRFLAVHGQLDGLPVAVSLRAFYHVTISGEQESAQAATRALVAQLTTLHSPDDLMVAVVAAPNAVGRWDWTKWLPHSQLPGQFDGSGTRRLFGDDLGELEQLLSARLEGRPRFSRDGQPVLDQPHLVIVLDGGIVPPTSAFAAAEGLQGVTIIEVVPGELDQPRGGLSIVVRPDRLWLDSGAGVAYEGTPDGLSLPAAEALARQLAPLRMGGGDDDEPLLANLDFTDLLGLGDAASVDVSRTWRPRSTPERLRVPIGVGEDGRPVMLDLKEAAQDGMGPHGLCVGATGSGKSELLRTLVLGLAVTHSSETLNFVLADFKGGATFAGMSQMPHVAAVITNLSDDLTLVDRMGDAIRGELQRRQELLRSAGNYANIHDYEKARAAGAPLEPLASLVLVIDEFSELLTAKPDFIDMFIQIGRIGRSLGVHLLLASQRLEEGRLRGLDTYLSYRIGLRTFSAAESRAALGVPDAYHLPSVPGSGYLKFGTDEMTRFKAAYVSGTYRAGGPEVSRDRLPIERRPALFTATPVPVVYAAPDPAQAQAPSRQEDDALADTVLDVVVQRLEGQGVPAHQVWLPPLDQAPTLDQLLPPLATTTERGLQAAGFTRLGGLAVPLGLIDKPFEQKREVLYRDFSGAAGHMMVVGGPQSGKSTLLRTLVASFALTHTPHEVQFYCLDFGGGGLSSLSDLPHVGGVASRLDPERVRRTVAEVAGILNRREQFFRANGIDSIGTYRRRRAAGELPGEAWGDVFLVVDGWGNFKGDYDALEGVVNDIAGRGLGYGIHIVLSASRYMEVRSALKDQILGRLELRLGDVMDSEFDRRVAANVPAGVPGRGQVPEKLHFMTALPRIDSSSDADGLSDATAQLVQAVKGNWQGPAAPTVRLLPRRLPADQLPKGFEFPQHGIAIGIDEANLEPVFIDFDTDPFFLIFGESESGKTNLLRLIAKQIAERYTPSEARIVVGDYRRTMLETVSEEHLLEYAPMASAMDVHMDAIRQFMEMRAPKPDITPQQLRDRSWWNGPQLFIIVDDYELVATNSGNPLSALVEHLPFARDVGVKFIIARNAAGASRSMYESFMQRVKELGAQGVVLSGDPMEGDILGNVRARPMPPGRGTFVSRKRGAPLIQVGLLPQRH, via the coding sequence GTGAGCCAGATCGTCATCAAGCGCCCACCGCGTTCCCTTCCGCCCGAAGTGCCCTCGGATGAGCTGCGACTGGAGCCTCCTCCAGAGCTGCCGCGCGGTCAGCAGGAGGGCATGCTGATGCAGATCCTGCCGACGCTCGGCATGGGCTCGTCGGTGGTGTTCTACTTCGCGTCCCCGAACGCCCATCCGTTCATGCGGATCATGGGTGTGGTGATGCTCGTGTCGACGGCCGCAATGGTGATCGCGCAGATCGTCCGGCACCGCCGCGGTACGCAGGGGCAAATGGCCGATGTGCGCCGGGACTACCTCAAATATCTCGCGCAGACGCGGCGTACGGTCCGCAGGACGGGCTTGAAGCAGCGCGACGCGCAGCTGTATCTGCACCCATCCCCCGAGCAGTTGTGGTCGGTGGTCGCCGAGGGCAGCCGGGTGTGGGAACGCCGTGTCGGGGACGCCGACTTCGGGCAGGTACGGATCGGCCTGGGCCCGCAGCAACTGGCCTCGCCCTTGGTGGCTCCGGACACGGCGCCCGTGGACGAGTTGGAGCCGTTGTGCGCCGGGGCCATGCAGCGGTTCCTCGCCGTGCACGGTCAGTTGGACGGGCTGCCGGTCGCGGTGTCGCTGCGCGCCTTCTATCACGTGACGATATCCGGTGAGCAGGAGAGCGCACAGGCCGCGACGCGTGCCCTGGTGGCCCAACTCACCACGCTGCACTCCCCCGACGACCTGATGGTGGCCGTCGTCGCCGCCCCGAACGCGGTGGGCCGCTGGGACTGGACCAAGTGGCTGCCGCACAGCCAGTTGCCCGGCCAGTTCGACGGCTCGGGTACACGGCGGCTGTTCGGTGACGACCTCGGTGAGCTGGAGCAACTGCTGTCGGCCCGGCTCGAAGGCCGCCCGCGTTTCAGCCGGGACGGCCAGCCTGTCCTGGACCAGCCGCATCTCGTGATCGTTCTCGACGGCGGGATCGTGCCCCCGACCTCTGCCTTCGCGGCCGCGGAGGGCCTGCAGGGCGTGACGATCATCGAAGTGGTCCCGGGCGAGCTCGACCAGCCACGGGGCGGCCTCTCCATCGTCGTACGACCGGACCGGCTGTGGCTGGACTCGGGAGCCGGAGTCGCCTACGAGGGCACGCCCGACGGGCTGTCGCTGCCCGCCGCCGAGGCGCTCGCCCGGCAGCTGGCTCCGCTGCGCATGGGCGGCGGGGACGATGACGAACCGCTGCTCGCCAACCTGGACTTCACGGATCTGCTGGGTCTCGGCGACGCCGCATCCGTGGACGTGAGCCGTACGTGGCGGCCCCGGTCGACGCCGGAGCGCCTCCGGGTGCCGATCGGTGTCGGCGAGGACGGCCGGCCCGTGATGCTGGACCTGAAGGAGGCCGCGCAGGACGGCATGGGCCCGCACGGTCTGTGCGTGGGCGCCACCGGTTCCGGTAAGTCGGAGCTGCTGCGCACGCTGGTGCTGGGCCTCGCGGTCACGCACTCCTCGGAGACGCTGAACTTCGTCCTCGCGGACTTCAAGGGCGGCGCCACCTTCGCCGGCATGTCGCAGATGCCGCACGTCGCCGCCGTCATCACCAACCTCTCCGACGACCTGACCCTCGTCGACCGCATGGGCGACGCGATTCGCGGCGAACTCCAGCGCCGCCAGGAGCTGCTGCGCTCGGCGGGCAACTACGCCAACATCCACGACTACGAGAAGGCGCGGGCCGCCGGTGCGCCGCTGGAGCCGCTGGCCTCGCTCGTCCTCGTGATCGACGAGTTCAGCGAACTCCTCACGGCGAAGCCGGACTTCATCGACATGTTCATCCAGATCGGCCGCATCGGCCGCTCCTTGGGTGTGCATCTGCTGCTCGCCTCGCAGCGCCTGGAGGAGGGTCGGCTGCGCGGCCTGGACACCTATCTCTCGTACCGGATCGGCCTGCGTACGTTCTCGGCCGCCGAGTCGCGCGCGGCACTGGGCGTGCCGGACGCGTACCACCTGCCGTCCGTGCCCGGTTCCGGGTATCTGAAGTTCGGTACGGACGAGATGACCCGCTTCAAGGCGGCGTACGTCTCGGGCACGTACCGCGCGGGCGGCCCCGAGGTCTCCCGGGACCGGCTGCCGATCGAGCGCAGGCCTGCGCTGTTCACGGCGACGCCGGTGCCGGTGGTCTACGCGGCTCCGGACCCGGCGCAGGCACAGGCCCCCTCTCGGCAGGAGGACGACGCGCTGGCCGACACCGTGCTGGACGTCGTCGTGCAGCGGCTGGAGGGGCAGGGTGTGCCCGCCCATCAGGTGTGGCTGCCGCCGCTGGATCAGGCGCCGACGCTGGATCAGTTGCTGCCGCCGCTGGCCACGACCACCGAACGCGGCCTGCAGGCCGCCGGGTTCACGCGGCTGGGCGGCCTGGCCGTCCCCCTCGGCCTGATCGACAAACCGTTCGAGCAGAAGCGCGAGGTGCTGTACCGGGACTTCTCGGGCGCGGCGGGCCACATGATGGTGGTGGGCGGCCCGCAGTCCGGCAAGTCCACACTCCTGCGCACGCTGGTCGCGTCCTTCGCGCTGACCCACACGCCGCACGAGGTGCAGTTCTACTGCCTGGACTTCGGTGGCGGCGGCCTGTCGTCCCTGTCGGACCTGCCGCATGTCGGCGGAGTCGCCTCCCGCCTGGACCCCGAGCGGGTCCGCCGTACGGTCGCGGAGGTGGCGGGGATCCTCAACCGCCGCGAGCAGTTCTTCCGCGCGAACGGCATCGACTCGATCGGCACGTACCGTCGACGGCGCGCTGCCGGCGAGCTGCCCGGTGAGGCCTGGGGCGACGTGTTCCTGGTTGTCGACGGTTGGGGAAACTTCAAGGGCGACTACGACGCTCTGGAGGGTGTCGTCAACGACATCGCGGGCCGCGGTCTCGGCTACGGCATCCACATCGTCCTCTCCGCCTCGCGTTACATGGAGGTACGGTCCGCGCTCAAGGACCAGATCCTGGGCCGACTGGAACTGCGTCTCGGTGACGTCATGGACTCCGAGTTCGACCGCAGGGTCGCGGCGAACGTGCCGGCGGGTGTACCAGGGCGTGGCCAGGTCCCGGAGAAGCTGCACTTCATGACGGCATTGCCGCGTATCGACTCCTCGTCGGACGCGGACGGTCTGTCGGACGCCACAGCCCAGCTGGTGCAGGCGGTCAAGGGCAACTGGCAGGGCCCTGCGGCCCCGACGGTCCGCCTGCTGCCCCGCAGGCTGCCGGCCGACCAACTGCCCAAGGGCTTCGAGTTCCCGCAGCACGGCATCGCGATCGGCATCGACGAAGCCAACCTCGAACCGGTCTTCATCGACTTCGACACGGACCCCTTCTTCCTGATCTTCGGGGAGAGCGAGTCGGGAAAGACGAACCTGCTGCGCCTGATCGCGAAGCAGATCGCCGAGCGTTATACGCCCTCGGAGGCCCGGATCGTCGTCGGCGACTACCGTCGCACGATGCTGGAGACGGTCTCCGAGGAACATTTGCTGGAGTACGCGCCGATGGCGTCCGCGATGGACGTCCACATGGACGCCATCCGGCAGTTCATGGAGATGCGCGCGCCCAAGCCCGACATCACGCCGCAACAGCTGCGCGACCGCAGCTGGTGGAACGGCCCGCAGCTGTTCATCATCGTCGACGACTACGAACTGGTCGCCACGAACTCCGGGAACCCGCTGTCGGCCCTCGTCGAGCATCTGCCCTTCGCGCGTGACGTGGGCGTCAAGTTCATCATCGCCCGCAACGCTGCGGGAGCCTCGCGTTCCATGTACGAGTCGTTCATGCAGCGGGTCAAGGAGCTCGGCGCACAGGGTGTGGTGCTGTCCGGCGACCCGATGGAGGGCGACATCCTCGGTAACGTCCGGGCGCGGCCCATGCCACCCGGACGTGGCACATTCGTGTCACGCAAGCGCGGGGCCCCACTTATCCAGGTGGGCTTGCTTCCGCAACGCCATTAG
- a CDS encoding polyribonucleotide nucleotidyltransferase, with protein sequence MENETHYAEAVIDNGSFGTRTIRFETGRLAKQAAGSAVAYLDDDTMVLSATTASKNPKDQLDFFPLTVDVEERMYAAGKIPGSFFRREGRPSEDAILTCRLIDRPLRPSFKKGLRNEIQVVATIMALNPDHLYDVVAINAASASTQLAGLPFSGPIGGVRVALINGQWVAFPTHSELEDAVFDMVVAGRTLEDGDVAIMMVEAEATEKTIQLVKGGAEAPTEEVVAAGLDAAKPFIKVLCKAQADLASKAAKPTGEFPIFLDYQDDVLEALTAAVRDELAQALTIAGKQERESELDRVKALAAEKLLPQFEGREKEISAAYRSLTKSLVRERVIKEKKRIDGRGVTDIRTLAAEVEAIPRVHGSAVFERGETQILGVTTLNMLRMEQQLDTLSPVTRKRYMHNYNFPPYSTGETGRVGSPKRREIGHGALAERALVPVLPTREEFPYAIRQVSEALSSNGSTSMGSVCASTMSLLNAGVPLKAPVAGIAMGLISQEIDGETHYVTLTDILGAEDAFGDMDFKVAGTKEFVTALQLDTKLDGIPASVLAAALKQARDARLHILDVMMEAIDTPDEMSPNAPRIITVKIPVDKIGEVIGPKGKMINQIQEDTGAEITIEDDGTIYIGAADGPAAEAARATINGIANPTMPEVGERYLGTVVKTTTFGAFVSLLPGKDGLLHISQIRKLAGGKRVENVEDVVGVGQKVQVEIAEIDSRGKLSLIPVIEGEEGSEDKKDDGDK encoded by the coding sequence GTGGAGAACGAGACCCACTACGCCGAGGCCGTCATCGACAACGGTTCCTTCGGCACCCGCACCATCCGCTTCGAGACGGGCCGTCTGGCCAAGCAGGCCGCCGGCTCCGCCGTGGCGTACCTGGACGACGACACCATGGTGCTGTCGGCCACCACCGCCTCCAAGAACCCCAAGGACCAGCTCGACTTCTTCCCCCTCACGGTGGACGTCGAGGAGCGGATGTACGCCGCCGGCAAGATCCCCGGCAGCTTCTTCCGCCGTGAGGGCCGTCCCTCCGAGGACGCCATCCTCACCTGCCGCCTCATCGACCGCCCGCTGCGCCCGTCCTTCAAGAAGGGGCTGCGCAACGAGATCCAGGTCGTCGCCACGATCATGGCGCTCAACCCCGACCACCTGTACGACGTCGTGGCGATCAACGCCGCCTCCGCGTCCACGCAGCTGGCCGGTCTGCCCTTCTCCGGCCCGATCGGCGGCGTCCGCGTCGCGCTGATCAACGGCCAGTGGGTGGCCTTCCCGACGCACTCCGAGCTCGAGGACGCCGTCTTCGACATGGTCGTCGCGGGCCGCACCCTGGAGGACGGCGACGTCGCGATCATGATGGTCGAGGCCGAGGCCACCGAGAAGACCATCCAGCTGGTCAAGGGCGGCGCCGAGGCGCCGACCGAGGAGGTCGTCGCCGCCGGTCTGGACGCCGCGAAGCCCTTCATCAAGGTCCTCTGCAAGGCCCAGGCCGACCTCGCGTCGAAGGCCGCCAAGCCCACCGGCGAGTTCCCGATCTTCCTCGACTACCAGGACGACGTCCTGGAGGCCCTCACGGCCGCCGTCCGGGACGAGCTCGCGCAGGCGCTCACCATCGCGGGCAAGCAGGAGCGCGAGTCCGAGCTGGACCGCGTCAAGGCGCTCGCCGCCGAGAAGCTGCTCCCGCAGTTCGAGGGCCGCGAGAAGGAGATCTCCGCCGCGTACCGCTCGCTGACCAAGAGCCTGGTCCGTGAGCGTGTCATCAAGGAGAAGAAGCGCATCGACGGCCGCGGCGTGACGGACATCCGTACGCTCGCCGCCGAGGTCGAGGCCATCCCGCGCGTGCACGGCTCCGCCGTGTTCGAGCGTGGCGAGACCCAGATCCTGGGCGTCACCACCCTCAACATGCTCCGCATGGAGCAGCAGCTCGACACGCTGTCGCCGGTGACGCGCAAGCGCTACATGCACAACTACAACTTCCCGCCGTACTCCACCGGCGAGACGGGCCGCGTCGGCTCCCCGAAGCGCCGCGAGATCGGCCATGGCGCCCTCGCCGAGCGCGCCCTCGTGCCGGTCCTGCCGACGCGTGAGGAGTTCCCCTACGCGATCCGCCAGGTCTCCGAGGCGCTCAGCTCGAACGGCTCGACGTCCATGGGCTCGGTCTGCGCCTCCACCATGTCGCTGCTGAACGCCGGTGTGCCGCTGAAGGCCCCCGTCGCCGGCATCGCCATGGGTCTGATCTCCCAGGAGATCGACGGCGAGACGCACTACGTCACCCTCACCGACATCCTCGGTGCGGAGGACGCCTTCGGCGACATGGACTTCAAGGTCGCCGGCACCAAGGAGTTCGTCACCGCCCTCCAGCTCGACACCAAGCTGGACGGCATCCCGGCCTCCGTCCTGGCCGCCGCCCTCAAGCAGGCCCGTGACGCCCGTCTCCACATCCTCGACGTGATGATGGAAGCGATCGACACGCCGGACGAGATGTCCCCGAACGCCCCGCGGATCATCACCGTCAAGATCCCCGTGGACAAGATCGGTGAGGTCATCGGCCCCAAGGGCAAGATGATCAACCAGATCCAGGAGGACACCGGCGCCGAGATCACGATCGAGGACGACGGCACCATCTACATCGGTGCCGCCGACGGCCCGGCCGCCGAGGCCGCCCGCGCCACGATCAACGGCATCGCCAACCCGACCATGCCGGAGGTCGGCGAGCGTTACCTGGGCACCGTCGTGAAGACGACGACCTTCGGTGCGTTCGTGTCGCTGCTCCCGGGCAAGGACGGTCTGCTGCACATCTCGCAGATCCGCAAGCTCGCCGGTGGCAAGCGCGTGGAGAACGTCGAGGACGTCGTCGGCGTGGGCCAGAAGGTCCAGGTCGAGATCGCCGAGATCGACTCCCGCGGCAAGCTCTCCCTCATCCCCGTGATCGAGGGCGAGGAAGGTTCTGAGGACAAGAAGGACGACGGCGACAAGTGA
- the rpsO gene encoding 30S ribosomal protein S15 yields MSLDAATKKQIISEFGTKEGDTGSPEVQVAMLSRRISDLTEHLKTHKHDHHSRRGLLILVGQRRRLLQYLAKKDIQRFRALVDRLGIRRGAAGAK; encoded by the coding sequence GTGTCGCTCGACGCCGCTACGAAGAAGCAGATCATCAGCGAGTTCGGTACCAAGGAGGGCGACACCGGCTCCCCCGAGGTCCAGGTCGCGATGCTCTCCCGCCGTATCTCCGACCTGACGGAGCACCTCAAGACCCACAAGCACGACCACCACTCCCGCCGTGGTCTGCTGATCCTGGTCGGTCAGCGTCGCCGTCTGCTGCAGTACCTCGCCAAGAAGGACATCCAGCGCTTCCGTGCGCTGGTCGACCGCCTCGGCATCCGCCGCGGTGCGGCGGGCGCCAAGTAG